The Trichoplusia ni isolate ovarian cell line Hi5 chromosome 10, tn1, whole genome shotgun sequence genome window below encodes:
- the LOC113497974 gene encoding uncharacterized protein LOC113497974, producing MLDKTILGGSWESVVSRDDYEIDYNSSPRGSPLKDTSNLQDEPGYCISRHNPNKTFRRESVIASWKSLKKERELALGKRFIYVDADSYQDYYGRNKVKRCKSDRTPNTTKLPKKVKRTYSVLYRYDPSEEKVVKEYKYQLPAEQEQANRPVMQKSYSEPFLRQEAAPKKKVKRSFTTLLNIKTKFLNIFTSKS from the exons ATGTTGGACAAAACCATCCTCGGTGGTAGTTGGGAAAGCGTG GTGTCGCGAGACGACTACGAGATTGACTACAACTCGAGCCCGAGAGGGTCTCCACTCAAGGACACGTCCAACCTTCAAGACGAGCCTGGCTACTGCATCAGCCGCCACAACCCTAACAAGACGTTCCGCAGAGAGTCTGTCATAGCTTCGTGGAAGAGCCTGAAGAAGGAGAGGGAGCTGGCTTTAGGCAAGCGTTTTATATACGTCGATGCTGACAGTTACCAGGACTACTACGGCAGGAACAAGGTCAAGCGTTGCAAGAGCGACAGGACCCCAAACACAACTAAGTTGCCGAAGAAAGTTAAGCGTACATACTCTGTCCTGTACAGGTATGACCCCTCTGAGGAGAAGGTGGTTAAGGAGTACAAGTATCAGCTGCCTGCAGAGCAGGAGCAAGCCAACCGCCCCGTCATGCAGAAGTCTTATTCCGAACCTTTCTTAAGGCAGGAGGCTGCACCAAAGAAGAAGGTCAAGAGATCGTTCACCACACTCTTGAACATCAAAACGAAGTTCTTGAACATCTTCACGTCCAAGAGTTAA